The Bacteriovorax sp. PP10 nucleotide sequence TATTTTTTATTGTAGTTGACGATTGGAAGGTGATGATTGCAATGAATGATTCATTTTCCAAGCGAGATAAGCACCAGCAGCTACGGCGCAGACTCCACCGACAATCATCGTATTTCTTTTTATATGATTATAAGACCCTTCAATTTGCGAAGTGGAAGCAGGTGTCGGTGAAAATAAGGTCCCATCGTCAATTGGCGCTCTTTTTCCATTTTTAAAGTGATGTTCCATGACTCTCGCCAAAGAATTGGCCGAGGATTCCGGAGCAAGGTTACCGATAAATTTTGCAACTCTCGCAGTGAGACCAATGAGCTGTTTATTTTTTGGATTTTTAGCAAGCTCGACAATCTCATCAGCAACTCTATGAGCACTAATCACTGGATGCATCGGCTTCATTTCAACTCCCACATAATTCGCTCCATGCTTCATTCCTGGCGAGCCAACAAAACCTGGGAAGACATCACAGATATGAATGTCAGGCCACTCACGAAACTCTGCTCTAATCGCATCCATAAAGCCTCTTAGACCAAACTTACTGGCCGTATATGAAGCTGAGTATGCACTTGGAATGTAGGCTCCGATTGAGTTCATATTGATGATGGTTCCTGATCTTTGTTTTTTGAAATAAGGCAGAACCGCGTGTGTTCCATGCATGTAGCCCATTAGGTTAACGGCAACAACTTGTGCATGTGAATCCATGGGAACAATTTCATAATTCCCAATTGCCCCAACTCCGGCATCATTGACCCATACGTCGATGCGTCCGTTAAAAGCATTGGCCGCTTTACGGGCCAGCTCCAGCACAGAGTCTGCGTCAGTCACGTCAGTTTCAACAACTAAAGTTTTAGCTCCAAACTTTTCACATTCTTTGGCCACATCTTTCAAAGTGCCCTCATTTCGTGAAGCTAGAACGACATTGGCCCCTTCTTTGGCGAAAGCAAGAGCTGTTCCATGTCCGATACCGCTTGATGCTCCCATTATGACCACTGTTGAATTTTTAATTGTCACGTTCTCCTCCTTGATTGGTAAAGTAATTTTAGATTACAGTCATGGGAGTAAATGCATAAATCATTCCACTATTAAGTGCGAGCGCAACATATTGCTGCGTTTACTGTGCTTATCAAATGAAGTTTAATGCATTGATAATTAGGAAGAGGCCTTTGTGTTCGAATCAGTTCTATTTTTACATTCATGGTTTCGTTGGGTGGTTTTAATCAGCATTATTTCATTGGGATTTAAATTTATTAAATCCTGGATTAAGAATGAAAAATGGAGTTCAGCAGACAATTCATACCTCAATGGATTCTCTCAAATTTATTACACACAATTAGCTATTGGTCTGACTTTATATTTCGGTCTGAGTCCAATTCCTAAAGCCATTATTTCTAATCCTGATCTCATAAAAGATCCTTATTTCTTTTTCTTTGGAATTAGGCATGCACTTTCAATGATTCTGGGAGTAGGTGTGTTTCATATGGGAAAATGGATCGCTATAAAAAAGCCAATTGAATCTCGTTATCGAATTTTATCTATCACAATGATTGTCACTCTTTTGATTGTTATATCAGCAATCCCATGGCCTAAGCTGGTTTATGGAAGGGATTTATTTCGTTGGTTTTAATCGGAGAGTTAAATGAAAAATAATCTTAAATTTTTTGCCGCCACATTGGGGCTGATGGGAGTTTTAATTTTCTCTTATCTGCAAATCAGAGGAGAGAGAAACTTTAATCCACTTACTCATCCCTTAAAAACATCAACGGGAACTATCACTCTCAATGATCTAAAAAAAGATAATCAGATCGTGCTTATGTATTTTGGATTCTTAAGTTGCCCGGATGTTTGTCCGACAACTTTAAGCTTAATGTCGAGTGTCTTTAAATCCCTTCCTAAAGAACAGCTTGATAGAATTACTTTTCTCTTTATTGATCTAGACCCTGAGAGAGATTCCATGGAGAGAATGGTGAAGTACTCATCTTATTTCCATCCGAAGATTCGTCCAGTGATCATGAGCTTGAAAGAGCTCGATCTCTTTACCAGATCCTTTGGTGTGGTATTTATGAAAATGCCATTGAAGTCGACAATGGGTTATACGATTGATCATTCAACTGACATCATTGTTTTATCTCCAGAAGGGAAGATGCTTCAACCTATTGCTCATGGTTCACCTAAAGTCGTTATACTTGATCAGCTTAATAAAATTTTTAATCCACAAGGTATCCAATGAAAAAAATCATCCTAACTCTTAGTCTAGTTTTATCTGTAAACTTATTTGCTGCTGATATTGAAGTTAAAGATGCGTCTATTAAACCAACATTACCTGGAATGCAGGTGACAGCTATTTTTATGAAGCTTATTAACAACACTGATAAAGATATAAAATTGATGAAAGTGACAGGGGACTTCGCAGGAACTTTTGAACTTCACAATATGGAAATGGCGGGTGGGAAGATGGTTATGAGACCAGTTGATTTTATCTTGCTTAAAAGTAAGTCTATGACTGAGTTAAAGTCTGGTGGACTGCATGTCATGGTTTTTGATGTGAAGGGCCCGATAATGGCAGGTAGTGAGTATAAAGCGAAGCTCGTATTGGATAATAATAAAGAAGTTTTTTTTACGGCGAAGTCTTTAGAAATGCCAGCTCATCATCATTAAAAAGTTCCATTAAAAAGTTCCAGCAGACTTGTGGTTGAGCGCTTGCGCTACCACAAGTCTGCTGGCACCTATAAAAGTTTTTCGATTTTTACGAACTGCTGTTCCCATCCCATCTTGGAAAAAAGAGACATTAAAAGAGGAATTCCTTCTTGTTGAACTCTCACTTTCGTTCTTTGCCCTTGAGGAGTGAAATCAATAGTAATTGTCATTTCATCACGCCAGTTACCCGGAAGCCCTGCTTGTTTTGCAGTCATCGGAGTTCCTGTCTCATCAGAAAAGGACATCTTTGCAACGATTCTTCTGTGCAGAACAATCTCAGTGTATCTTCCAGTATTCCAAGTCGTCTGATCCTTAGGCGATTTCATCGCATATAAAAAAGAAGCACCCACTCTTAAATCATTTTGAATGATCGGAGCTGTGTAGTGGTTTGGCCCCCACCATTTTTGGATTGAGGCAGGCTCAGTCCACACTTGCCAGACTTTTTCCACAGGAGCA carries:
- a CDS encoding SDR family oxidoreductase: MTIKNSTVVIMGASSGIGHGTALAFAKEGANVVLASRNEGTLKDVAKECEKFGAKTLVVETDVTDADSVLELARKAANAFNGRIDVWVNDAGVGAIGNYEIVPMDSHAQVVAVNLMGYMHGTHAVLPYFKKQRSGTIINMNSIGAYIPSAYSASYTASKFGLRGFMDAIRAEFREWPDIHICDVFPGFVGSPGMKHGANYVGVEMKPMHPVISAHRVADEIVELAKNPKNKQLIGLTARVAKFIGNLAPESSANSLARVMEHHFKNGKRAPIDDGTLFSPTPASTSQIEGSYNHIKRNTMIVGGVCAVAAGAYLAWKMNHSLQSSPSNRQLQ
- a CDS encoding SCO family protein, which encodes MKNNLKFFAATLGLMGVLIFSYLQIRGERNFNPLTHPLKTSTGTITLNDLKKDNQIVLMYFGFLSCPDVCPTTLSLMSSVFKSLPKEQLDRITFLFIDLDPERDSMERMVKYSSYFHPKIRPVIMSLKELDLFTRSFGVVFMKMPLKSTMGYTIDHSTDIIVLSPEGKMLQPIAHGSPKVVILDQLNKIFNPQGIQ
- a CDS encoding copper chaperone PCu(A)C, whose product is MKKIILTLSLVLSVNLFAADIEVKDASIKPTLPGMQVTAIFMKLINNTDKDIKLMKVTGDFAGTFELHNMEMAGGKMVMRPVDFILLKSKSMTELKSGGLHVMVFDVKGPIMAGSEYKAKLVLDNNKEVFFTAKSLEMPAHHH
- a CDS encoding SRPBCC family protein translates to MKKFGIAVGFLCVIALGFFFYAARTPSVVVIETIFDAPVEKVWQVWTEPASIQKWWGPNHYTAPIIQNDLRVGASFLYAMKSPKDQTTWNTGRYTEIVLHRRIVAKMSFSDETGTPMTAKQAGLPGNWRDEMTITIDFTPQGQRTKVRVQQEGIPLLMSLFSKMGWEQQFVKIEKLL